The Neomonachus schauinslandi chromosome 4, ASM220157v2, whole genome shotgun sequence genome includes a region encoding these proteins:
- the TCHH gene encoding trichohyalin: MSPLLRSIFNITEMFNQYASYDCDGAALSKKDLKNLLEREFGDVLRRPHDPETVDLILELLDRDCNGLVDFNEFLLFVFKVAQACYYALSQASGLDEKGAKCEGKENPLQDARQEDQRRFEPQDRQLEERRPKRQELERELAEEEKQRPQRREREERFEEEEYLQRRKGREPEKFPDQERRRERREQHQLQEEEQLQRLERQEQREQELQQEEQLQRQRREEPRLQQELRREQEQRREQQLRREQEERREQQLRGEEPRLEEERRKEQLRRKEQRLEQELRREQEQRREQQLRREQEERREQLRGEXXXXQERRKEQLRREEQRLGQELRREQEERREQRLRREQEERREQLRWEEPRLEQERRKEQLRRKEQLAEEEVEQEEARDPRKSRTPRWQWQLENEAEARQSKVYSTPRRQELRHCQEQEVEKRRRQERERQLWEQEEDRQWQRGFRPLREERERRLHREEQARLQREEEERHRDFKWQWQAEEESERRRHRLSARPALQELRERQLRTEERQERELFREEELQRRQQFERGQEQQVREEKQLQLEESFQEDRERKLRQEEKRREQKWRWQPEEESQRRRHSRSAKPAEREQLREREQLREKEQLQREEREKRRRQEPERQYREEEQLQREEEQPQREEREKRRRQEQERQYREEEQLQXXXXRQEQERQYREEEQLQREDEQLQRERRREQRDRQYLEEEELQRLDRKRQFHDEDQRQNEVRNHRVYSKRRENEEKIRQLEDSQVRERPFQQDRWPLQDEQKEERAREKERTWQQRDRQFPAEELLKREEQKEANRRDRKFREEEQLLQEREEQLRRQKRDRKFREEEQLLQEREEQLRRLERDRKFREEEQRLQEREEQLRRQERDRKFRXXXREEEQLLQEREEQLRRREREQQLRQERDRKFREEEQLLQEREEQLRRQQEEEQRRRGVWEEGDKGSQQALEPSKRQFASVPVRSSPLYEYIQEQRSQYRP, encoded by the exons atgtctccactTCTGAGAAGCATCTTCAATATCACTGAAATGTTCAATCAATATGCCTCATATGATTGTGATGGGGCAGCACTAAGCAAGAAAGACCTGAAGAACCTCCTTGAAAGGGAATTTGGAGATGTCCTTCGg agaccACATGATCCTGAGACAGTAGATCTGATCCTGGAACTTCTGGATCGCGACTGTAATGGGCTTGTCGATTTCAATGAATTCCTCCTGTTCGTTTTCAAGGTGGCTCAAGCTTGTTATTACGCTCTCAGCCAGGCTTCCGGGCTAGATGAGAAGGGGGCCAAATGTGAGGGAAAGGAGAACCCATTACAAGATGCCAGGCAAGAAGACCAAAGGAGATTTGAGCCCCAGGACAGACAATTGGAAGAACGCAGGCCGAAGAGGCAAGAACTGGAGAGGGAGCTCGCTGAGGAAGAGAAGCAGCGGCCGCAGAGGCGAGAACGGGAAGAGCGCTTTGAGGAGGAAGAGTATCTGCAGAGGCGCAAAGGTCGGGAGCCAGAGAAATTTCCTGACCAAGAGCGAAGGCGAGAGAGGCGGGAGCAGCACCAGCTCCAGGAGGAAGAGCAGCTGCAAAGGCTAGAGCGCCAAGAGCAACGAGAGCAGGAGCTCCAGCAAGAGGAGCAATTGCAAAGGCAGAGGCGCGAGGAGCCGCGCTTGCAGCAGGAGCTGAGACGCGAGCAGGAGCAGAGACGCGAGCAGCAGCTGAGGCGCGAGCAGGAGGAGAGACGCGAGCAGCAGCTGAGGGGAGAGGAGCCGCGCTTGGAAGAGGAGAGGCGGAAAGAGCAGCTGAGGCGCAAGGAGCAGCGCTTGGAGCAAGAGCTGAGGCGCGAGCAGGAGCAGAGACGCGAGCAGCAGCTGAGGCGCGAGCAGGAGGAGAGACGCGAGCAGCTGAGGGGCGAGGNNNNNNNNNNACAGGAGAGGCGGAAAGAGCAGCTGAGGCGCGAGGAGCAGCGCTTGGGTCAAGAGCTGAGACGCGAGCAGGAAGAGAGACGCGAACAGCGGCTGAGGCGCGAGCAGGAGGAGAGACGCGAGCAGCTGAGGTGGGAGGAGCCCCGCTTGGAACAGGAGAGACGGAAAGAGCAGCTCAGGCGCAAGGAGCAGCTGGCTGAGGAGGAGGTGGAACAGGAAGAGGCCCGTGATCCGCGCAAGAGCCGCACCCCAAGGTGGCAGTGGCAGCTCGAAAATGAGGCAGAAGCTCGTCAGAGCAAAGTCTACTCCACGCCCCGCAGGCAGGAGCTGAGGCACTGCCAGGAGCAGGAGGTGGAGAAGAGGCGGCGCCAGGAGCGCGAGCGGCAACtctgggagcaggaggaggaccGCCAATGGCAGCGCGGGTTCCGGCCCCTCCGGGAGGAGCGCGAACGACGGCTGCATCGGGAAGAGCAGGCACGcttgcagagggaggaggaagagcggCACCGCGACTTCAAATGGCAGTGGCAGGCGGAGGAAGAGAGCGAGAGGCGCCGCCATAGGCTGTCGGCCAGGCCCGCGTTGCAGGAGCTGCGGGAGAGACAGCTAAGAACGGAGGAGCGGCAGGAGCGGGAACTGTTCCGTGAGGAGGAGCTGCAGCGCCGCCAGCAATTCGAGAGGGGTCAGGAGCAGCAGGTCCGTGAAGAAAAGCAGCTCCAGTTGGAGGAGAGCTTCCAAGAGGATCGGGAGAGGAAGCTACGCCAGGAAGAGAAGCGCCGCGAACAAAAATGGAGGTGGCAACCAGAGGAGGAAAGCCAGAGACGCCGCCACTCTCGTTCAGCCAAGCCAGCTGAACGAGAGCagctgagggaaagagagcagCTGAGGGAAAAAGAGCAGCTGCAGAGAGAGGAACGCGAGAAGAGGCGGCGCCAGGAGCCGGAGAGACAGTATCGCGAGGAAGAGCAGCTGCAGCGGGAGGAAGAGCAGCCGCAGAGAGAGGAACGCGAGAAGAGGCGGCGCCAGGAGCAGGAGAGACAATATCGCGAGGAAGAGCAGCTGCAGCNNNNNNNNNNGCGCCAGGAGCAGGAGAGACAATATCGCGAGGAAGAGCAGCTGCAGCGGGAGGATGagcagctgcagagggagaggaggcgCGAGCAGCGCGACAGGCAGTATCTGGAGGAGGAAGAGCTGCAGCGCCTGGACAGGAAGCGGCAATTCCACGATGAGGATCAGCGCC aaaatgaagttcgTAATCACAGGGTATACTCCAAACgcagagagaatgaagaaaagatcCGGCAATTGGAAGATTCCCAGGTTCGAGAGAGACCATTCCAGCAGGATCGGTGGCCCCTACAGGATgaacagaaagaggagagagcgCGAGAAAAAGAAAGGACCTGGCAGCAGCGCGACAGGCAATTCCCAGCTGAAGAACTGCTGAAGCGAGAGGAGCAAAAGGAAGCCAACAGGCGGGACAGGAAGTTCCGCGAGGAAGAACAGCTCCTGCAGGAAAGGGAGGAACAGCTGCGCCGCCAGAAGCGCGACAGAAAGTTCCGAGAGGAAGAACAGCTCCTGCAGGAAAGGGAAGAACAGCTGCGCCGCCTGGAGCGCGACAGGAAATTCCGCGAAGAAGAACAGCGCCTGCAGGAAAGGGAAGAACAGCTGCGCCGCCAGGAGCGCGACAGAAAGTTCCGNNNNNNNNNNCGCGAGGAGGAGCAGCTCCTGCAGGAAAGGGAAGAACAGCTGCGCCGTAGGGAACGTGAGCAACAGCTTCGCCAGGAGCGCGACAGGAAGTTCCGTGAGGAGGAGCAGCTCCTGCAGGAAAGGGAAGAACAGCTGCGCCgccagcaggaggaggagcagaggcggCGCGGTGTCTGGGAGGAAGGAGACAAGGGCAGTCAGCAGGCTCTGGAGCCGAGCAAGCGTCAGTTTGCCAGTGTCCCGGTGCGCTCCAGCCCTCTGTACGAGTACATCCAAGAGCAGAGATCTCAGTACCGCCCATAA